A single Lactuca sativa cultivar Salinas chromosome 8, Lsat_Salinas_v11, whole genome shotgun sequence DNA region contains:
- the LOC111915471 gene encoding glutamate receptor 1.2 — protein sequence MVMVEQKKISLSLLILFCCLNHELGAHVLPSESKNIKINGDMSIDMGIILDMESWIGMSIHRCITMAISDFYALNHSYKTRIVVHTRDSKGDLVNAMSAVDELLKNVKVQAIIGPETHLQSKLLSVFANKAKVPIFSFAGSSSMDYHYMFQIKEDESSMAKSIAALVETHKWRNVIFVHEDNDDGREILPYLAESFQDKNIQISYRSAISASATLDDIANELKKFMTFHTAIIIVHMSPSLASKLFLKAKSLQMVSEEYGWVLTEKTVDLFRSTNFEVIESLQGAIGFRSYVPPSSRLYNLTSRWHNFFYKKYPTLVTKEVPVSAIWAYDTIWALALSVEKVGVPHNGPLLLHEVLKIRFKGISGEFDLSEGKVRSNGYEIMNAIDYGERRVGYWTHSQGIRSNIHLYSSLGTEAVIWHGGSTTTPKRRMLSTIDNKRLKIGVSKIRNFKNFIDVGFDAEKNVTTAVGFSVDVFKTCIGLLPYEVPYVFISFENATYDDLVQKVYAEEIDAVVGDSTILANRSEYVDFTATYTDLGVGTLVRIKKQDLWFFLKPLDIGLWLAAMASLILTGFVVWAIESMNQETECSPAHRLGTIFWHILLTIFFAQREKLSSNLSRFVMFIWLLILLILITSYTATLTSLLTVEQFELASKGGIVGFHGGSFMGGVTVRNMHFEGHRKRAYYSYEDYAYALSEKGEADAIVDEIPYIKMFLSKYPGDYALVSSESITSGFAFIFQKGSPLVEDVSRVIARIRLDKTLESVENRWFGNRLSVLSRNSTMPQALKLDRFGGLFIISGITCTLALMMSILHQLHGKMEVYSIISVLVGRNLMATIRHLLYRNVVQT from the exons ATGGTGATGGTTGAGCAGAAGAAGATCAGCCTTTCCCTTCTAATACTCTTTTGCTGTTTAAACCATGAATTAGGTGCACACGTACTTCCATCAGAAagcaaaaacatcaaaataaatggAGATATGTCAATAGACATGGGGATTATTCTAGATATGGAGTCATGGATAGGGATGTCCATTCACAGGTGCATTACCATGGCCATTTCTGACTTTTATGCTCTTAATCACAGTTACAAAACAAGGATAGTTGTTCACACTAGGGACTCCAAAGGAGATCTGGTAAACGCTATGTCAGCTG TAGATGAGCTTCTCAAAAACGTGAAGGTGCAAGCCATCATAGGCCCAGAAACGCATCTTCAGTCGAAGCTATTATCAGTGTTTGCTAATAAAGCTAAAGTTCCTATATTTTCTTTTGCTGGTTCGTCCTCAATGGATTACCATTACATGTTCCAAATCAAAGAAGACGAATCCAGTATGGCCAAAAGCATTGCTGCCCTTGTGGAAACACATAAATGGAGGAATGTTATCTTTGTTCATGAAGACAATGATGATGGGAGGGAGATCTTACCATATTTAGCTGAGTCATTCCAAGATAAAAACATCCAGATAAGTTATAGAAGTGCCATTTCAGCGTCAGCCACTCTTGATGACATCGCTAATGAGTTGAAAAAGTTCATGACTTTTCACACAGCTATAATTATTGTACATATGTCACCTTCATTAGCATCTAAACTTTTCCTAAAAGCAAAAAGTTTACAAATGGTTAGCGAAGAATATGGGTGGGTTTTAACTGAAAAGACAGTTGACCTCTTTCGATCAACAAACTTTGAAGTTATTGAGTCATTACAAGGGGCGATAGGTTTTAGATCTTATGTTCCCCCATCCAGCAGACTGTATAACTTAACATCAAGATGGCATAATTTCTTTTACAAGAAGTACCCTACCTTGGtaacaaaagaagttcctgtttCTGCCATATGGGCATATGACACCATTTGGGCACTTGCGTTGTCTGTTGAGAAAGTTGGAGTCCCACATAATGGTCCTTTGCTCTTGCATGAGGTTTTGAAAATAAGATTTAAGGGTATAAGTGGTGAGTTTGATCTTAGCGAAGGAAAAGTAAGATCCAATGGATATGAGATTATGAATGCCATCGACTATGGTGAGAGGAGAGTAGGATATTGGACACATTCACAAGGGATCAGGAGCAACATCCATCTCTATTCTAGTTTAGGTACTGAAGCTGTTATCTGGCATGGAGGGTCAACAACTACTCCAAAACGTCGGATGTTAAGCACAATCGACAATAAAAGGTTAAAAATTGGTGTTTCGAAGATAAGAAACTTTAAGAACTTCATTGATGTAGGTTTTGATGCTGAGAAAAATGTTACAACTGCTGTTGGGTTCTCCGTAGATGTTTTCAAGACTTGCATTGGTTTGTTACCATATGAAGTGCCCTACGTATTCATTTCATTTGAGAATGCCACTTATGATGATCTCGTACAGAAGGTCTATGCTGAG GAAATTGATGCAGTTGTGGGTGATTCAACAATCTTGGCGAACAGATCTGAGTATGTTGACTTTACAGCGACTTACACGGATTTGGGTGTAGGAACATTAGTAAGAATCAAGAAACAAGACTTATGGTTTTTCTTGAAGCCTCTTGATATTGGTCTATGGCTAGCTGCTATGGCTTCTCTTATTCTAACTGGCTTCGTTGTTTGGGCTATTGAAAGTATGAATCAAGAAACTGAATGTTCACCGGCTCATCGACTTGGAACAATCTTCTGGCACATCCTGTTGACCATCTTTTTTGCTCAAA GAGAGAAGTTGTCGAGCAATCTGTCAAGATTTGTAATGTTTATCTGGTTACTCATTTTGCTTATCTTGATCACGAGCTACACAGCAACGTTGACTTCACTGTTGACAGTAGAGCAATTTGAATTAGCTTCAAAGGGCGGAATTGTGGGGTTTCATGGAGGCTCTTTTATGGGAGGAGTCACAGTTAGGAACATGCACTTTGAAGGTCATCGGAAGAGGGCATACTACTCATATGAGGATTATGCTTATGCTCTATCAGAAAAGGGTGAGGCTGATGCCATTGTTGATGAAATTCCATACATCAAGATGTTTCTTAGCAAGTACCCTGGTGACTATGCCTTGGTCTCTTCTGAATCTATCACTTCAGGTTTTGCCTTT ATCTTCCAAAAAGGTTCACCACTGGTCGAAGACGTGTCAAGGGTAATCGCTAGAATAAGATTGGATAAAACTCTAGAAAGTGTGGAAAACAGATGGTTTGGAAATCGATTATCTGTTCTCTCCCGAAATTCTACAATGCCCCAGGCCTTGAAGCTTGATAGATTTGGTGGTCTTTTTATTATTAGTGGTATCACTTGTACTTTAGCTCTTATGATGTCTATACTTCATCAACTTCATGGGAAAATGGAGGTCTACAGTATCATTTCAGTTTTAGTTGGTCGCAATTTGATGGCTACTATAAGGCATCTTTTGTATAGAAATGTTGTGCAAACATGA